A genomic region of Noviherbaspirillum sp. L7-7A contains the following coding sequences:
- a CDS encoding ATP-binding domain-containing protein: MPQIYPSGWRELAVTGAAAREIETLNLFAARLPDALTVYHGVHWTKIENGFSVYGEIDFIIVAPNGRMLLIEQKAGFLSETPEGLVKNYPGRTEHVRQQMLQMVEGLAARFNKTGGDRLDADYLLYFPDYKVKNPALAGIEPSRVVDAGNRTRLVELITALLPITPETPQHGRVRKFLGDVLQLTPDASAMVGRAEELVTRLSQGLAVWARQLEFSPFRLRVVGTAGSGKTQLALAEFHAAVEAGLRPLYVCYNRPLADRVQHLVPAGGRVGTFHMLCDTFARESGATPDYSAPGAWAQMEKAFDSTPIPPSWMHDVLIIDEGQDFAEPWRDAMLRLLRTEGRALWLEDPLQNLYGRSPVPLPGWVTLHSQSNYRSPRQIVELLTAIVPDTERIQAASPFLGVEVDWLVYPDNDAVAMAEAAKQGITRCLAANFARTDIALLSFQGRAHSTLLQADRLGQHTLRSFTGGYDLLGNPVYRDGQLLAESVYRFKGQSAPAVIFAEIDFEALDDRVVRKLFVGMTRARLKLVLVISERAAALLRARLQAG; this comes from the coding sequence ATGCCGCAGATCTATCCTTCCGGCTGGCGCGAGCTGGCCGTCACGGGCGCCGCCGCCCGTGAAATCGAAACCCTGAACCTGTTCGCGGCGCGTCTGCCGGATGCGCTGACGGTCTACCATGGCGTGCACTGGACCAAGATCGAGAACGGCTTTTCGGTCTATGGCGAGATCGACTTCATCATCGTCGCGCCCAATGGCCGCATGCTGCTGATCGAGCAGAAGGCCGGCTTCCTGTCGGAGACGCCGGAAGGGCTGGTCAAGAACTATCCGGGCCGCACCGAGCACGTGCGCCAGCAGATGCTGCAGATGGTCGAAGGCCTGGCGGCGCGCTTCAACAAGACCGGCGGCGACAGGCTGGATGCGGATTACCTGCTGTACTTTCCCGACTACAAGGTGAAGAACCCGGCGCTGGCCGGCATCGAGCCGTCGCGCGTGGTCGATGCCGGCAACCGGACCCGGCTGGTCGAACTGATCACCGCCTTGCTGCCAATCACGCCCGAGACGCCGCAGCATGGCCGGGTGCGCAAGTTCCTGGGCGATGTGCTGCAGCTGACGCCCGATGCCAGCGCTATGGTCGGCCGTGCCGAGGAACTGGTAACGAGGCTGTCGCAGGGCCTGGCGGTGTGGGCGCGCCAGCTGGAATTCTCGCCGTTCCGCCTGCGCGTGGTCGGCACCGCCGGCAGCGGCAAGACGCAGCTGGCGCTGGCCGAATTCCATGCCGCGGTGGAAGCGGGGCTGCGGCCGCTCTATGTCTGCTACAACCGGCCCCTGGCCGACCGCGTGCAGCACCTGGTGCCGGCCGGCGGCCGGGTCGGCACCTTTCACATGCTGTGCGACACCTTTGCCCGCGAGTCGGGCGCTACGCCCGACTACAGCGCGCCCGGCGCCTGGGCCCAGATGGAAAAGGCCTTCGACAGCACGCCCATCCCGCCATCCTGGATGCACGATGTCTTGATCATCGACGAAGGCCAGGACTTCGCCGAGCCCTGGCGCGACGCCATGCTGCGCCTGCTGCGGACGGAAGGCCGGGCGCTGTGGCTGGAAGATCCGCTGCAGAACCTGTACGGCCGCTCGCCGGTGCCGCTGCCGGGCTGGGTCACGCTGCATTCCCAGTCCAATTACCGCAGCCCGCGCCAGATCGTCGAGCTGCTCACCGCCATCGTCCCCGACACCGAGCGCATCCAGGCAGCCAGCCCTTTCCTGGGCGTGGAGGTGGACTGGCTGGTCTATCCCGACAACGATGCCGTCGCCATGGCCGAAGCGGCCAAGCAGGGCATCACCCGCTGCCTGGCGGCCAATTTCGCGCGCACCGACATCGCGCTGCTGTCCTTCCAGGGACGCGCCCATTCCACGCTGCTGCAGGCCGACCGGCTCGGGCAGCACACCCTGCGCTCCTTCACCGGCGGCTATGACCTGCTGGGCAATCCGGTCTACCGCGACGGCCAGTTGCTGGCGGAGTCGGTGTACCGCTTCAAGGGCCAGTCGGCGCCGGCGGTGATCTTTGCCGAGATCGACTTCGAGGCGCTGGACGACCGTGTGGTGCGCAAGCTGTTCGTCGGCATGACGCGCGCCCGGCTCAAGCTGGTGCTGGTCATCAGCGAGCGCGCGGCGGCGCTGCTGCGTGCGCGGCTGCAGGCAGGTTGA
- a CDS encoding alpha/beta fold hydrolase, whose amino-acid sequence MNDMTSPPLSQALTKPTALPVHEQPERKASAWLGAPAHAEPPVAASDIDRMLHAWIARFSGTISPASLAMAFFDWVVHLQISPSKQQELLAEAGSRFARLGLYALSCAQPGRPPCAPVSPLPQDRRFDDPAWQQWPFNVISQSFLLNQQWWHRATFGVRGVAAHHEDVVTFTVRQLLDMAAPSNFIATNPVLLRHAVSTGGANLLQGAAQFWLDTMQHLSGQRPPASDLYRPGMNVAVSKGRVVLRNRLMELIQYEPATPKVHALPLLIVPAWIMKYYILDLSPENSLVRYLLGQGHTVFMISWKNPGREERDLGMEDYRRLGVMAALGAINAITGQEKVNAVGYCLGGTLLAIAAAAMARDQDDRLASISLFASQVDFKEPGELSLFIDESQVAMLEAAMWQQGYLDTTQMAGAFQLLRSNDLIWSRLVNQYLLNQPDVQNDLMAWNADATRMPYRMHTEYLRHLFLENDLAEGRYLIDNRPIALTDIRAPIFSVGTLTDHVAPWRSAFKIHLLTDTEVTFLLTNGGHNAGVVSPPGKANRHYRIATREHRDAYVDPETWMNSVPEQQGSWWPAWEYWLANHAGDMVAPPAMGEALCDAPGRYVMES is encoded by the coding sequence ATGAATGACATGACTTCCCCGCCGCTTTCGCAGGCGCTGACCAAGCCGACCGCATTGCCTGTGCATGAGCAGCCCGAGCGCAAGGCCAGCGCCTGGCTGGGCGCGCCCGCGCATGCCGAGCCGCCGGTTGCCGCCAGCGATATCGACCGCATGCTGCATGCCTGGATTGCGCGTTTTTCCGGCACCATCTCGCCGGCCTCGCTGGCCATGGCCTTCTTCGACTGGGTCGTGCATTTGCAGATCTCGCCGTCCAAGCAGCAGGAGCTGCTGGCCGAGGCCGGCAGCCGCTTCGCCCGGCTGGGGCTGTATGCACTGTCCTGCGCGCAGCCCGGCAGGCCGCCCTGCGCGCCGGTGTCGCCGCTGCCGCAGGACAGGCGCTTCGACGATCCGGCCTGGCAGCAATGGCCGTTCAACGTGATCTCGCAAAGCTTCCTTTTGAACCAGCAGTGGTGGCACCGCGCCACCTTCGGCGTGCGCGGCGTGGCGGCGCATCATGAGGACGTGGTCACCTTCACGGTGCGCCAGCTGCTCGACATGGCGGCGCCCTCCAATTTCATCGCCACCAATCCGGTGCTGCTGCGGCATGCGGTCAGCACCGGCGGCGCCAACCTGCTGCAGGGGGCGGCGCAGTTCTGGCTCGATACCATGCAGCATCTCAGCGGCCAGCGGCCGCCCGCCAGCGACCTGTACCGGCCCGGCATGAATGTGGCGGTCAGCAAGGGCCGTGTGGTGCTGCGCAACCGGCTGATGGAACTGATCCAGTACGAGCCCGCCACGCCGAAAGTGCATGCGCTGCCGCTGCTGATCGTGCCGGCCTGGATCATGAAGTACTACATCCTCGACCTGTCGCCGGAAAATTCCCTGGTGCGCTATCTGCTCGGCCAGGGCCATACGGTATTCATGATTTCCTGGAAAAACCCGGGCAGGGAAGAACGCGACCTGGGCATGGAAGACTACCGGCGGCTGGGCGTGATGGCCGCGCTCGGCGCCATCAATGCCATTACCGGCCAGGAAAAGGTGAATGCGGTCGGCTACTGCCTGGGCGGCACGCTGCTGGCGATTGCGGCGGCGGCGATGGCGCGCGACCAGGACGACAGGCTGGCCAGCATCAGCCTGTTCGCCTCGCAGGTCGATTTCAAGGAGCCGGGCGAGCTGTCGCTGTTCATCGACGAGAGCCAGGTGGCAATGCTGGAAGCGGCGATGTGGCAGCAGGGCTACCTGGACACCACCCAGATGGCCGGCGCCTTCCAGCTGCTGCGTTCCAACGACCTGATCTGGTCGCGCCTGGTCAACCAGTACCTGCTCAACCAGCCGGATGTGCAGAACGACCTGATGGCCTGGAATGCCGACGCCACCCGCATGCCCTACCGCATGCATACCGAATACCTGCGCCACCTGTTCCTGGAAAACGACCTGGCCGAGGGCCGCTACCTGATCGACAACCGGCCGATTGCACTGACCGACATCCGGGCGCCGATCTTTTCGGTGGGCACGCTGACCGACCACGTCGCGCCCTGGCGCTCGGCCTTCAAGATCCATCTGCTGACCGATACCGAAGTCACCTTCCTGCTCACCAACGGCGGCCACAATGCCGGCGTGGTGTCGCCGCCCGGCAAGGCCAACCGCCATTACCGGATCGCCACCCGCGAGCATCGCGACGCCTACGTCGACCCGGAAACCTGGATGAATTCGGTGCCGGAACAGCAGGGCTCGTGGTGGCCGGCCTGGGAATACTGGCTGGCCAACCATGCGGGCGACATGGTCGCGCCGCCCGCCATGGGCGAGGCGCTATGCGATGCGCCGGGCAGGTATGTGATGGAAAGCTAG
- a CDS encoding universal stress protein, with protein sequence MNAGPARFRTLLVPVDGSPLSDKALAAAIAFAQPLHAKVIALAVAEPYPESLAPVSEEFNDRAMARARGHVGQAERLLHEAGLTCDGYCVASYEPHREILDTARRLGSDAIFIGLHGGDPLGRFFFGSQAQKVLAYSPVPVMVLR encoded by the coding sequence GTGAACGCCGGCCCCGCCCGATTCCGCACTCTGCTGGTGCCTGTCGACGGCTCGCCGCTGTCGGACAAGGCGCTGGCCGCGGCGATCGCGTTCGCGCAACCGCTGCATGCGAAGGTGATTGCGCTGGCGGTGGCCGAACCCTATCCGGAAAGCCTGGCGCCGGTTTCCGAAGAATTCAATGACAGGGCAATGGCCCGGGCTCGCGGCCATGTCGGGCAGGCCGAGCGCCTGCTCCACGAAGCCGGACTGACCTGCGACGGCTATTGCGTCGCTTCATACGAACCGCACCGCGAGATCCTGGATACCGCACGGCGCCTGGGCTCCGATGCGATCTTCATCGGCCTGCATGGCGGCGACCCGCTGGGCCGCTTCTTCTTTGGCAGCCAGGCGCAGAAGGTGCTGGCCTACAGCCCGGTGCCGGTAATGGTGCTGCGCTAG
- a CDS encoding TraR/DksA family transcriptional regulator: MEALTKEQIGKLQARLQQDRAAALGTVQDEIQRTSDPDDLSLEKIPSDAGDRSEADLETDTTISMAQRHAAELQEIDAALARIADGSYGVCEECDRNIGAPRLEAQPTARRCIACQEQLEQRPDAPPRPTM; the protein is encoded by the coding sequence ATGGAAGCACTGACGAAGGAACAGATCGGCAAGCTGCAGGCGCGGCTGCAGCAGGACCGCGCCGCTGCGCTGGGCACGGTGCAGGACGAGATCCAGCGCACCAGCGACCCGGACGACCTGTCGCTGGAAAAGATCCCCAGCGATGCCGGCGACCGCTCGGAAGCCGACCTGGAAACCGACACCACCATTTCGATGGCGCAGCGGCATGCGGCCGAACTGCAGGAAATCGATGCCGCGCTGGCGCGCATCGCCGACGGCAGTTACGGCGTGTGCGAGGAATGCGATCGCAACATCGGCGCGCCCCGGCTGGAGGCGCAGCCGACCGCGCGCCGCTGCATCGCCTGCCAGGAACAGCTGGAACAGCGGCCAGACGCGCCGCCTCGTCCCACCATGTAG
- the hmpA gene encoding NO-inducible flavohemoprotein yields the protein MVSPASRPYIDASVPVLREHGVTITRRFYGNMFAAHPELKNLFNMGNQASGAQQQSLAAAVFAYAANIDNAAALGPVVNRIVHKHASVGIRAEHYPIVGQHLLGAIKEVLGDAATEPLINAWAEAYGELADLLIDTERHLYAKAGVQPGQLRDMRVAEVRQQSENVRSFTLTPMDGEAAFDFKPGQYISVSVSFPDGHVQLRQYSLSDAPDADYLRISVKREPAGHETPQGEVSNWLHDNVQPGTILRVTHPFGEFTPDTESDRPIVLLSAGVGITPMISVLKRIAQVHPQRQVVFGHAARDAGHHPHQEDIKAAQAAMPQLKVATFYEHVAAADQAEPGFMQVEALPDWPRHEAEVYLCGPIGFMRAQWKNLLTAGVPSARLHREVFGPEMLDYLD from the coding sequence ATGGTTTCACCCGCTTCCCGCCCCTACATCGATGCCAGCGTCCCGGTCCTGCGCGAGCATGGCGTGACAATCACCCGCCGCTTCTACGGCAACATGTTCGCTGCCCATCCGGAGTTGAAGAATCTGTTCAACATGGGCAACCAGGCCAGCGGCGCGCAGCAGCAATCGCTGGCCGCGGCCGTGTTCGCCTATGCCGCCAACATCGACAATGCGGCGGCGCTGGGGCCGGTGGTCAATCGCATCGTGCACAAGCATGCATCGGTGGGCATACGGGCCGAGCACTATCCCATCGTCGGCCAGCATCTGCTGGGCGCCATCAAGGAAGTACTGGGCGACGCCGCCACCGAGCCGCTGATCAATGCCTGGGCGGAAGCCTACGGCGAACTGGCCGACCTGCTGATCGACACCGAGCGGCATCTGTATGCCAAGGCCGGCGTGCAGCCGGGCCAGCTGCGCGACATGCGGGTGGCCGAAGTGCGCCAGCAGAGCGAGAACGTGCGCTCCTTCACCTTGACGCCCATGGACGGCGAAGCCGCCTTCGACTTCAAGCCGGGCCAGTACATCAGCGTGTCGGTCAGCTTCCCCGATGGCCATGTGCAGCTGCGCCAGTACAGCCTGTCGGACGCGCCGGACGCGGACTATCTGCGCATCTCGGTCAAGCGCGAGCCGGCCGGCCATGAAACGCCGCAGGGCGAAGTGTCGAACTGGCTGCATGACAATGTGCAGCCGGGCACCATCCTGCGGGTGACCCATCCGTTCGGCGAATTCACGCCGGACACCGAGTCGGACCGTCCCATCGTGCTGCTGTCTGCCGGCGTCGGCATCACGCCGATGATTTCGGTGTTGAAGCGCATTGCGCAGGTCCATCCGCAGCGCCAGGTCGTGTTCGGCCATGCCGCGCGCGATGCCGGCCATCATCCGCACCAGGAAGACATCAAGGCAGCCCAGGCCGCAATGCCGCAACTGAAGGTGGCAACCTTCTACGAGCATGTGGCAGCGGCGGACCAGGCCGAGCCGGGCTTCATGCAGGTGGAAGCGCTGCCCGACTGGCCGCGGCATGAAGCCGAGGTCTATCTGTGCGGCCCGATCGGCTTCATGCGGGCGCAGTGGAAGAACCTGCTGACGGCCGGCGTGCCGTCGGCCAGGCTGCACCGGGAAGTGTTCGGCCCGGAGATGCTGGACTACCTGGACTGA
- a CDS encoding Rrf2 family transcriptional regulator, with product MRLTRFSDIGLRVLIYLSRTDASRTTVTVAEVASQFDIPQNHLVKVVGHLARAGWVQALRGRNGGISLLVEPASLRIGVVLRELEGDPELVNCEALSCRLSADCLLREALRAGMNAFYETMNRYSLADLVTGNTGEQIIRMHRSFTASTLSAAAAG from the coding sequence ATGCGCCTTACTCGTTTTTCCGATATCGGACTACGCGTCCTGATTTATCTGTCGCGCACTGACGCCAGCCGCACCACGGTGACGGTGGCCGAGGTCGCCAGCCAGTTCGACATACCGCAGAACCACCTGGTGAAGGTGGTGGGCCATCTGGCACGGGCGGGCTGGGTGCAGGCGCTGCGCGGCCGCAATGGCGGCATCAGCCTCCTGGTCGAGCCGGCCAGCCTGCGCATCGGCGTGGTGCTGCGTGAACTCGAAGGCGATCCGGAACTGGTCAACTGCGAGGCCCTGTCCTGCCGCCTGAGCGCCGACTGCCTGCTGCGCGAGGCGCTGCGGGCCGGCATGAACGCGTTCTACGAAACGATGAACCGGTACAGCCTGGCTGACCTGGTTACCGGCAATACCGGCGAACAGATCATCCGGATGCATCGCAGCTTCACCGCTTCCACCCTTTCCGCAGCGGCCGCAGGCTAG
- a CDS encoding MBL fold metallo-hydrolase: MTTLLAGAGHAAAPMAKTQAPGFYRMMLGDIEITALSDGTVALPVDRLLTNTNPARVGRALARSGLSSPLETSVNAYLINTGEKLVLIDTGAAALFGPTLGRLAANLKAAGYQPEQVDEIYLTHLHADHVGGLASDGRMAFPNAVVRADGADADYWLDDTNLSRAKKEDRPAFEAAKSALQPYIEAHRFRPFRGATPLAAGISALPRHGHTAGHTNYLVQSRGQRLMLWGDLIHVAAVQFDQPAVTISFDTNARAAAIERKRAFADAATGNYLVAGAHLSFPGIGRVRASGRGYVWLPVNYTVPR, from the coding sequence ATGACGACCCTGCTGGCCGGCGCCGGCCACGCCGCCGCGCCCATGGCGAAAACCCAGGCGCCTGGTTTTTACCGCATGATGCTTGGCGATATCGAGATTACCGCCTTGTCGGATGGCACCGTTGCGCTGCCGGTGGACCGGTTGCTGACCAATACCAACCCGGCCCGGGTCGGGCGCGCGCTGGCCCGCTCCGGCCTGTCCAGCCCGCTGGAAACCTCGGTCAATGCCTACCTGATCAATACCGGTGAAAAGCTGGTTCTGATCGATACCGGCGCGGCCGCGCTGTTCGGCCCGACGCTGGGCAGGCTGGCCGCCAACCTGAAGGCAGCCGGCTACCAGCCCGAACAGGTCGATGAAATCTATCTGACCCATCTGCATGCCGACCATGTGGGCGGCCTCGCCAGCGATGGCCGCATGGCCTTCCCCAATGCGGTGGTGCGCGCCGATGGCGCCGACGCCGACTACTGGCTCGACGACACCAACCTGTCGCGCGCGAAGAAGGAAGACAGGCCGGCGTTCGAAGCCGCGAAGTCGGCGCTGCAGCCGTATATCGAAGCGCACCGCTTTCGCCCCTTTCGCGGCGCGACGCCGCTGGCGGCCGGCATCAGCGCCTTGCCGCGCCATGGCCATACCGCCGGCCACACCAACTACCTGGTGCAGAGTCGCGGCCAGCGCCTGATGCTGTGGGGCGACCTGATCCATGTGGCCGCGGTGCAGTTCGATCAGCCCGCGGTGACCATCTCCTTCGATACCAATGCCCGCGCCGCCGCCATCGAGCGCAAGCGCGCCTTTGCCGATGCCGCCACCGGCAATTACCTGGTTGCCGGCGCCCACCTTTCCTTTCCCGGCATTGGCCGGGTGCGCGCCAGCGGCCGCGGCTATGTCTGGCTGCCGGTCAATTACACGGTGCCCAGATAA
- a CDS encoding HNH endonuclease: MKDSQSALPACPLCGRPMVPGPSLNEHHMVPKSHRGRDTVTMHRICHSKIHSVFSERELATYYHTIERLMEREEIRKFVSWVRKKDPEYFDRNRKPSHRR, encoded by the coding sequence ATGAAAGATTCGCAATCCGCGCTGCCCGCATGCCCGCTGTGCGGCCGTCCCATGGTGCCGGGCCCTTCGCTGAACGAGCATCACATGGTGCCCAAAAGCCATCGCGGCCGCGACACCGTGACCATGCATCGCATCTGCCACAGCAAGATCCATTCGGTGTTTTCCGAGCGTGAGCTGGCCACCTACTACCACACCATCGAACGCCTGATGGAGCGTGAGGAGATACGCAAATTCGTCAGCTGGGTAAGGAAAAAGGACCCCGAATACTTCGACCGCAACCGCAAGCCGTCGCATCGGCGCTAA
- a CDS encoding metal-dependent hydrolase → MASNKAHHATGWAAGLMAAAIVAHSGAGGDYHLGTLMALCMGICGGTAPDWMEVAWWTRKKRLWIAHRTLTHWGVGWLALLYWSYHALGQHVMAVPAFGFAAGGLMHLLADWPNPLGVPWIATRHSLNLWNSGRCDIIIVGLAWLAAFMVGDHVWFDDIHTLHAINFVKTLPIHAWLIRAGYPALS, encoded by the coding sequence ATGGCCTCCAACAAAGCACACCACGCCACAGGCTGGGCGGCGGGACTGATGGCAGCGGCAATCGTGGCGCATTCCGGCGCCGGCGGCGACTACCATCTGGGCACGCTGATGGCCCTGTGCATGGGCATCTGCGGCGGCACCGCGCCAGACTGGATGGAAGTGGCCTGGTGGACCCGCAAGAAGCGCCTCTGGATCGCGCACCGCACCCTGACCCATTGGGGCGTGGGCTGGCTGGCCCTGCTGTACTGGTCCTATCACGCGCTCGGCCAGCATGTAATGGCGGTGCCCGCATTCGGCTTCGCCGCCGGCGGCCTGATGCACCTGCTGGCCGACTGGCCCAATCCGCTCGGCGTGCCATGGATCGCCACCCGCCATTCCCTGAACCTGTGGAACAGCGGACGCTGCGACATCATCATCGTCGGCCTGGCATGGCTGGCGGCCTTCATGGTCGGCGACCATGTCTGGTTCGATGACATCCATACCCTGCATGCGATCAATTTCGTCAAGACCCTGCCGATTCATGCCTGGCTGATCCGCGCCGGCTATCCTGCCTTGTCCTGA
- the ybaL gene encoding YbaL family putative K(+) efflux transporter, which translates to MQHDIPLITTIVAGLVLAFIFGSITYRLKMPPLVGYLLAGIAIGPFTPGFVGDVDLAQQLAEIGVILLMFGVGLHFSLKDLLAVKGIAIPGALAQIVLATLMGMGLGWLIGWPLGQGLLFGLALSVASTVVLLTALQERRLVETRRGQIAIGWLIVEDIAMVLALVLIPALSGILGGSGESLSTNALLWTLAATLGKVVAFVAAMLLIGRRLIPWTLERVAASGSRELFRLAVLAIALGFALGAAYVFGVSFALGAFFAGMILGESDLSHRAAEESLPLRDAFAVLFFVSVGMLFDPSILVREPLLVLATVAIIVVGKSLAALAIVRAFGHPASTALTIAASLAQIGEFSFILATLGVSLGLLSQTGRDLILGGAIISILLNPLLFVVLDRLRSRKGSPHEQAHAADPAGPALPDMAGHVVLVGFGRVGHLVALALTERNQPFVVIEDDLSVVQALRRDGVPALYGNAVAPGMMDLARVTSARWLLLAIPDALEAGHVIAQARQQNPGIDIIARAHSNAERLHLEKQGANQTIMGEHEIAAGMAGCVLGEALPETGV; encoded by the coding sequence ATGCAACATGACATACCCCTGATCACCACCATCGTTGCCGGCCTGGTCCTGGCTTTCATCTTCGGCAGCATCACCTACCGGTTGAAGATGCCGCCGCTGGTGGGCTATCTGCTGGCTGGCATCGCGATCGGGCCTTTCACGCCGGGCTTTGTCGGCGATGTCGATCTGGCGCAGCAACTGGCGGAAATCGGGGTGATCCTGCTGATGTTTGGCGTCGGCCTGCATTTTTCGCTGAAGGACCTGCTCGCGGTGAAAGGCATTGCCATTCCGGGCGCGCTGGCGCAGATCGTCCTTGCCACGCTGATGGGCATGGGCCTGGGCTGGCTGATCGGATGGCCGCTGGGGCAGGGGCTGCTGTTTGGCCTGGCGCTGTCGGTGGCCAGCACCGTGGTGCTGCTGACGGCGTTGCAGGAACGGCGGCTGGTGGAAACCCGGCGCGGCCAGATCGCGATCGGCTGGCTGATCGTCGAGGACATCGCCATGGTGCTGGCGCTGGTGCTGATCCCGGCGCTGTCAGGCATCCTCGGCGGCAGCGGCGAATCGCTGTCGACCAATGCGCTGCTGTGGACATTGGCCGCCACGCTGGGCAAGGTGGTCGCCTTCGTCGCCGCGATGCTGCTGATCGGGCGGCGCCTGATACCGTGGACGCTGGAGCGGGTCGCGGCCAGCGGGTCGCGTGAATTGTTCCGACTGGCGGTGCTGGCCATTGCCCTTGGCTTTGCACTGGGCGCGGCCTATGTGTTCGGCGTGTCGTTTGCGCTGGGCGCCTTCTTTGCCGGCATGATCCTCGGCGAATCCGACCTCAGCCATCGTGCCGCCGAAGAGTCGCTGCCACTGCGCGATGCCTTCGCGGTGCTGTTCTTCGTCTCGGTCGGCATGCTGTTCGACCCGTCCATCCTGGTGCGCGAGCCGCTGCTGGTGCTGGCAACCGTGGCCATCATCGTGGTCGGCAAGTCGCTGGCGGCGCTGGCCATCGTGCGTGCCTTCGGACATCCGGCCAGCACCGCGCTGACCATCGCCGCCAGCCTGGCCCAGATCGGCGAGTTTTCCTTCATCCTTGCCACGCTGGGCGTATCGCTGGGCCTGTTGTCGCAGACCGGGCGCGACCTGATCCTGGGCGGCGCCATCATTTCCATCCTGCTCAATCCGCTGCTGTTCGTGGTGCTGGACCGCCTGCGCAGCCGCAAGGGCAGCCCGCACGAGCAGGCACATGCGGCCGACCCGGCCGGCCCGGCCCTGCCCGACATGGCGGGACATGTGGTGCTGGTGGGTTTCGGCCGGGTCGGACACCTGGTTGCGCTGGCGCTGACCGAGCGCAACCAGCCCTTCGTGGTGATCGAGGATGACCTGTCCGTGGTGCAGGCGCTGCGCCGCGACGGCGTGCCGGCACTGTATGGCAACGCGGTTGCGCCCGGCATGATGGACCTGGCGCGGGTGACCAGCGCGCGCTGGCTGCTGCTGGCCATTCCGGACGCGCTGGAAGCGGGTCATGTGATCGCCCAGGCGAGGCAGCAGAATCCTGGCATCGACATCATCGCCCGCGCCCATTCCAATGCCGAGCGGCTGCACCTGGAAAAGCAGGGCGCCAACCAGACCATCATGGGCGAACATGAAATCGCCGCCGGCATGGCGGGTTGCGTGCTGGGCGAGGCGCTGCCGGAGACCGGCGTCTAG
- a CDS encoding LysR family transcriptional regulator: MDKLQAMEVFVHVVDAGGFTRAAEQLHMPKATVSTLIQALENALSVKLLNRTTRQVNVTADGAAYYEHCLRILADIRDTEDTLSRTHASPSGRLRVEVPSGIGQRLIIPALPDFYRRYPDITMEMGCGDRPVHLIEEGVDCAVRGGDLPDSSLIARRIGVLHFITCATPAYLETHGRPSHPDELTRHQCINYILSSSKQVLAWDFDREGVSLRKTHAGRFAVNSSEALMIAGLAGLGVMRLPSFLANEHLRSGRLERVLGDWDTAPVPLHVVYPQSRHLSATVRAFVEWVAELFAGNVDMGMA; this comes from the coding sequence ATGGACAAGTTGCAGGCGATGGAAGTGTTCGTACATGTGGTCGATGCGGGCGGCTTTACCCGCGCCGCCGAGCAGTTGCACATGCCCAAGGCAACCGTGTCCACCCTGATACAGGCGCTGGAGAATGCGCTGTCGGTCAAGCTGCTCAACCGCACCACCCGCCAGGTCAATGTGACGGCCGATGGCGCGGCCTATTACGAGCATTGCCTGCGCATCCTGGCCGATATCCGCGATACCGAGGACACCCTGTCGCGCACCCATGCCAGCCCGAGCGGCCGGCTGCGGGTTGAAGTGCCCAGCGGCATCGGGCAGCGCCTGATCATTCCGGCCCTGCCCGACTTTTACCGGCGCTACCCGGACATCACGATGGAAATGGGCTGCGGCGACCGCCCGGTCCACCTGATCGAGGAAGGCGTGGATTGCGCGGTGCGCGGCGGCGACCTGCCCGACTCCAGCCTGATCGCGCGCCGCATCGGCGTGCTGCACTTCATCACCTGCGCCACGCCGGCCTATCTGGAGACGCATGGCAGGCCGAGCCATCCGGATGAACTGACCCGGCACCAGTGCATCAATTACATCCTGTCGTCGAGCAAGCAGGTGCTGGCCTGGGATTTCGACCGGGAAGGCGTGAGCCTGCGCAAGACCCATGCCGGCCGCTTCGCGGTCAACAGTTCGGAGGCGCTGATGATCGCCGGCCTGGCCGGCCTGGGCGTGATGCGCTTGCCGTCCTTCCTGGCCAACGAGCATTTGCGCAGCGGCCGCCTGGAGCGGGTGCTGGGCGACTGGGACACCGCCCCGGTGCCGCTGCATGTGGTGTATCCGCAAAGCCGGCACCTGTCGGCAACGGTGCGCGCATTCGTCGAATGGGTGGCGGAACTGTTTGCCGGCAATGTTGACATGGGCATGGCATGA